One Neorhodopirellula lusitana genomic window carries:
- a CDS encoding transglutaminase-like domain-containing protein, with amino-acid sequence MFARSLECREPAERSLHPPATARLWGGRVLKACLLVLAIAIGLLVIFQWRFVLPRNSSNSVLILAVDSLAHAFLALVCLLWAIRSARGHLLMLGFGMLAVLMTVAGGGVSSTLTAQTAMGLAASIGFVLAAQIVLSRGLGRLSAQYQAKGLAPTSFFVRASALGQHGRSDDLSSGAGRVVNAGQTDADGSVQISLVAAGVGREERLSFATQGWWFSLITISVVLIAGSAVARVADSLLPRVQAEVFSQLKDRFEDATAMGLIASGRYVVGDRIGQIRGSLLDDPAGLALRGYCDRPPGYLRGTVFDDYLQGRWHCQRRWARSEGTQLMARPAVLLSQALIPTQKRSGLDRNRFSLDPWAKPLVADPPVVGTLEIHGEPDRGRQLFYPTTSLWIEARSQRLSVTAHRLVNRGVDSTQPWVVGVGAAPIREPLTSADRGIMQWVDPEIRPAIERVAKQVAGQATTTQEKAGLIAEYFQSKYTYTLQTERAPRGVDPIVHFLETEHPAHCELFASASALLMRTLGVPTRYVTGYVMGELSDSQEYYLARNRDAHAWVEYYDESSQQWFSMESTPGRTYQTLTKANEARAVSRRAAERERESELTSGWLDSLMRSFTSMRLTDTLSVVFQALQLPLLLAMVGWFWWHRRAQPEDENELRLARELRRMDRRWRRLGWGRRGAETLHQFADRLQAEPSDHPRFAELQTASGWYRSHATEVYRGGPGSGHSGVVISGS; translated from the coding sequence ATGTTTGCGAGAAGCCTGGAGTGTCGTGAGCCAGCGGAACGGAGTCTCCATCCGCCGGCGACAGCGCGTCTTTGGGGAGGCCGCGTCTTAAAGGCCTGTTTGTTGGTGCTTGCAATCGCAATCGGTCTTTTGGTGATCTTTCAGTGGCGGTTTGTGTTGCCGCGAAATAGCTCGAACAGCGTGTTGATATTGGCGGTGGATTCGCTGGCCCACGCTTTTTTGGCATTGGTGTGTTTGTTGTGGGCGATCCGGTCAGCACGCGGACATCTGTTGATGCTGGGTTTCGGAATGCTGGCGGTGTTGATGACGGTTGCTGGTGGTGGTGTCAGTTCGACTTTGACGGCCCAAACAGCGATGGGATTGGCCGCCAGTATCGGTTTCGTTTTAGCGGCCCAGATCGTGTTGTCTCGCGGGCTGGGAAGACTCTCGGCTCAGTATCAGGCCAAGGGATTGGCTCCGACATCGTTCTTCGTTCGAGCAAGTGCGTTGGGGCAACATGGTCGATCGGATGATCTTTCCAGTGGCGCTGGACGGGTGGTCAATGCCGGGCAAACGGATGCCGATGGCAGTGTGCAGATTTCCCTGGTGGCTGCCGGTGTGGGGAGAGAAGAACGACTCAGCTTTGCGACGCAAGGTTGGTGGTTTTCGCTGATTACGATTTCAGTTGTGTTGATCGCGGGCTCAGCGGTGGCGAGGGTCGCTGATTCGCTGTTGCCTAGGGTGCAAGCGGAGGTGTTCTCGCAGTTGAAAGACCGCTTCGAGGATGCAACCGCGATGGGGCTGATCGCGAGCGGTCGTTACGTGGTAGGTGATCGCATTGGGCAGATTCGTGGCAGCTTGTTAGACGACCCTGCCGGCTTGGCATTGAGAGGCTATTGCGATCGACCGCCCGGGTATCTGCGGGGCACTGTGTTCGACGATTACCTGCAAGGTCGGTGGCATTGCCAGCGGCGATGGGCGCGAAGTGAAGGGACGCAACTGATGGCGAGGCCGGCGGTGCTGCTCTCCCAAGCACTCATTCCTACCCAGAAAAGGTCGGGGCTGGATCGCAATCGTTTTTCATTGGATCCTTGGGCGAAGCCGTTGGTGGCGGACCCGCCCGTGGTCGGCACGTTGGAGATCCATGGTGAACCGGATCGAGGTCGGCAGTTGTTTTACCCGACGACGTCTTTGTGGATAGAAGCCCGCAGCCAGCGACTGAGCGTAACGGCGCACCGATTGGTTAACCGAGGCGTTGACTCTACCCAGCCTTGGGTGGTTGGTGTTGGCGCAGCCCCAATTAGAGAGCCGCTGACGTCGGCCGACCGCGGCATCATGCAGTGGGTCGATCCTGAAATTCGCCCGGCGATCGAGCGGGTTGCGAAGCAGGTTGCTGGCCAGGCGACGACTACCCAGGAAAAAGCGGGGCTGATTGCAGAATACTTCCAGTCGAAATACACCTACACATTGCAAACTGAAAGGGCACCTCGCGGTGTCGATCCGATTGTTCATTTTCTTGAAACGGAACACCCGGCTCACTGTGAGTTGTTTGCTTCGGCATCCGCGTTGTTGATGCGAACGCTTGGTGTTCCGACGCGATACGTGACTGGGTACGTGATGGGTGAGCTGTCTGACTCACAAGAGTATTACCTCGCGCGAAACCGCGACGCTCATGCTTGGGTGGAGTACTACGATGAGTCGTCCCAACAGTGGTTTTCGATGGAGTCCACGCCGGGGCGAACGTATCAAACGCTAACGAAAGCGAACGAGGCCCGGGCGGTCAGCCGGCGTGCTGCCGAGCGAGAGCGTGAGTCGGAGTTGACCTCGGGTTGGCTAGACAGCTTGATGCGGTCTTTCACGTCAATGCGATTGACGGACACGCTTTCGGTCGTGTTTCAGGCACTGCAGTTGCCGCTCTTGTTGGCGATGGTGGGTTGGTTTTGGTGGCACCGACGCGCTCAACCCGAAGACGAGAACGAGCTGCGTCTGGCTCGCGAGTTGCGCCGGATGGACAGGCGTTGGCGGCGGTTGGGATGGGGGCGCCGAGGCGCCGAGACGCTGCACCAATTCGCTGATCGATTGCAGGCGGAGCCCAGTGATCATCCTCGGTTCGCCGAACTGCAAACCGCTTCAGGCTGGTATCGCAGTCATGCGACGGAAGTGTACCGCGGGGGCCCGGGTAGTGGGCATTCCGGCGTGGTGATTAGCGGCTCGTAA
- a CDS encoding P-II family nitrogen regulator produces MKQVVTLVAPHLAEQVLLALRRAPLEGLSVMEVKGYGRQKSYLDQYQDTEYSEAFVPKVEITLWVDDLRLEEVLDKIVSVTRTGRIGDGKIIVLPVADFQ; encoded by the coding sequence ATGAAGCAGGTGGTCACCCTCGTCGCTCCCCACTTGGCCGAACAGGTCCTGCTGGCGCTACGTCGGGCACCACTGGAAGGACTCAGCGTCATGGAGGTCAAAGGTTACGGTCGACAGAAAAGCTATCTCGACCAGTATCAAGACACCGAGTACTCCGAAGCCTTCGTCCCCAAAGTTGAAATCACACTTTGGGTCGACGACCTTCGCTTGGAAGAAGTCCTAGACAAGATCGTTTCGGTGACCCGCACCGGACGGATCGGGGACGGCAAAATCATCGTCTTGCCAGTCGCTGACTTCCAGTAG